The Halomonas elongata DSM 2581 DNA segment ACGGGCCAGCGAAGGCCACACATAGAGCGACTCCACGCGAGCCCGCTTCAGGTCGAGTTCCAGAAACCCCACGCAACGGCCATCGCAAGTTGCCACCAGAGTGGTATAGAGCGCCTGCCGCGCCACCCAGGCACTACCGTCTCGGGGCAACACGGCAGCCCAGGCCTCGCGGGCTTCCTGCTCGTAATAGTCGCTGGCCCCCTGCATCACGGCATGATGGAAAACCTCGGCCTGATCGGCACCGTCCCGCGCCTTGGCGAGACGGTAGAAAATGCGCGGCGCTTTCCGCTTCTGGGAAGCATCGCGGCAGGGAGCCGCCGATGTAGGCTCGATGTCGGCATGACGCATGCGTGACTTCCTGAGATGATGAAACCGCCACGAGACTACACAAGCCAGGCGTCCGGGCCAATGCCCGAACGCGACACGCCCGGGAATCGAGCATGCCTGCATCCCCCAGCACCAGTGTGACCCTGACGCCCATCGGCCATATCGAAAGCGACTATCCCGACAAGTTCGGCGTACCGCGCCAGCCGGGGCTGGCCGAGGCCGCCCGGGCCAGCCTGGTACTGACGCCTCCTTTCGACGACCCTCTGACGGTGCGCGGCCTGGAAGCCTTCAGCCACCTCTGGGTGACCTTTCTCTTCCACCTCAGCCCCGAACGCTGGACGCCACTGGTACGCCCGCCACGCCTGGGTGGCAACACCAGGATCGGCGTCTTCGCCAGCCGCAGCACCCACCGCCCCAACCGGCTGGGGCAATCGCTGGTGGAACTGGAAGGCATCGACACCGACGCGGGAGTTCGCCTGAGACTGCGAGGCGTCGATCTGGTCGACGGCACCCCGGTACTGGATATCAAACCCTACCTGCCCTGGGTCGAATCCCGTCCCGAGGCCCGTGCCGGCTTCGCCCCCGAGGCCCCTGCCTCGCTGCCGGTACGCATCGCCCCCGAGGCCCAGGCAGCCCTGGCCGACCGCCCCGACGCCGACTCATTGCGCGAGCTGATCCACCAGGTGCTGGCCCAGGACCCACGCCCCGCCTATCGCCAGGGTGCGGAGGATCGCATCTACGGCGTACGGCTGCGCGACGTGGACGTACGCTTTCACGCCCTGGCCACGCCTGACGGCACCACGGCACTGGAAGTCACCGAAATCGTCGAGGTTTAAGTCGACCCAAGGAGCTAAGGAAGGAATCCTCCATTCAGAGCAATGAGAGGTGCTCCGACTCATATGGCCCAGAGCGCATTTCCAAACTTCCAATGCAATGGGCGCCGGGGATAAGACGACGCGAGGGTCATCCGCCATGGGTGAGGCGCATGCCGCCGAACGGGCTGGCCATGGAAGGCCAGCCCAGGTCCTGCAAGCGGAGCAGGCGGCGAGACGCCCAAGGAAGGGTTCACAGCGCCCTCGCGAAGGCTTGTCGCCGGAAAAGCCCACCTCCACCCGTTGGGTTTGAAGGGGGCTCTAAAGAATGCTCAGCTTCATGCTACGAGCAAAGGTAGGCTGACCGCCGCCAGAGTGTAGCCTGCTCTATGAGGATGGCGAGCACCGCCGGCGGCCAGGATCGCTAGGCACTTCCCGCGTCCCTGTGGGTCGTCTGAATCAGTACGTCCTCAGGAGAAATCGACGCCGATCCGGCGCCCCACTTCCTCATAAGCCTCGATCACACCGCCCAGGCCCTGCCGGAAGCGGTCCTTGTCGAGTTTCTCGCGGGTCTTGGCGTCCCACAGGCGGCAACCGTCCGGAGAGAACTCGTCGCCCAGCACGATCTCGCCGTTGAAGAGGCCGAACTCGAGCTTGTAATCCACCAGCAGCAGGTCGCCATCGGCGAACAGCTGCTTGAGGACATCATTGACCCGGTAGGTCAGCGACTTCATCTCGGCCAGCTGCTCGGGCGTCGCCCAGCCGAAGGTTTCCGCCAACGACTCGTTGATCATCGGATCGTGCAGGGCATCGTTCTTGAGGAACAGCTCGAAAGTGGGCGGCGCCAGCTCACTGCCCTCTTCCACGCCCAGGCGCTTGACCAGCCCCCCGGCGGCGATGTTGCGTATCACGCACTCCACCGGCAGCATGTCGAGCTTCTTGACCACGCTCTCGGTGTCGGAGAGCAGCCGCTCATAGTGAGTGGGAATCCCCGCCGCCTGCAGCTTCTCCATGATGAAGGCGTTGAAGCGGTTGTTGACCTTGCCCTTGCGCGCCAGCGACTCCATGCGCTCGCCATCGAAGGCGCTGGTGTCATCGCGGAAGTGCAGGATCAGACGGTCGGGGTCGTCGGTGGCATAAACCGACTTGGCCTTGCCGGCATAGAGTTCTTGACGCTTGTCCATGGGAGCCTCCAGGGCAATATGGTGAAGTAGCCCAGGCATTGCCCGACACCTCGGCGAGTGGTCTCGGGCGCCTGTGTATGTTCAGCGGATCATCCGCCAGTCCAGCCCCTCGTCCTGGGCGGCCACCGTCAGGCGGGACACTTCGCCGTCGAGCAACGGGTCCAGTGCCGCCAAGGCCAGCTCGGGGCGGTTGTTGTGTTCGGACAGGTGCGAGCAGACGATGTGCTGCAGACGATCCAGGCCCAGCCGCTGCAATAGCCAGGCGGCCTGTTCGTTGGCCAGGTGGCCCCAGCGTCCTCCGACCCGCCGCTTGAGACTCGGCGGATAGGGCCCCGTTTCCAGGAGTCGCACATCGTGGTTGCATTCCAGCACCACGGCATCGCAGCCCTGGAAGGCCTCGACCACATGGGAACTGGGATGGCCGAGATCGGTCAGCAGGCCGAGCCGTCGTCCAGCCGCGGAAAGCCGGAACTGCACCGGCTCCCGGGCATCATGGGGCACGGTGACCGGATCGATGTCGATCCCCTTGACCCGAAAGGGCGACTGGGGCGTTATCCAGTGGCGATGCGGTAGCTCGCCGATACGCCCCGCCAGCCAGGTCCCAGGCGTCAGATAGACAGGGACGCCGTGTTTCCTGGCCAGGGGGCCGACGCCGCGCAGGTGATCGCCATGCTCATGGGTCACCAGCAGGGCGTCGAGCTGGCGTGGATGCAGGCCGAGGCGCCCAAGGCGCTGCTCGGTTTCCTTGAGCGTGAAACCGCAGTCGACCAGCAGGGTCGTCTCGCCGTCGCTGACCAGGGTCGCGTTACCCTTGCTGCCGCTGCCAAGAGACGCGAAGCGCAGGTAACCCGAGTCAGCGCACGGCGCGGTCATCAGCGCAGCAGGCCTCCGATCCGCTCCAGCAGTTCACGCTCGTCGTCCGCCAGGAGCGCTTCGTCACCGGTTGCGCGGGCGCGTACCAGCGTCTGGTTCGTGCCCTGCCGGCTCAGTTCCAGGCGCACCCGCTTCGATTCCTCGCCGAAGTTCATCGACGCCAGCGAAGCCCAGACGCCGCGGCTGCGTTCACTGAACGGTATATAGTCGACCAGGAAGCTGTGCGAGCCCGCATCCTGTTCGACCAGCTGACGACGCCCTTCGAGGGAGAAGTCGGCCTGGAGTTGAGCGCTCAGCTCCGCCCAGGCGCGCTCGAGGCTATAGGGAAGCGCCAATTGCCACTCGCCATCGCGCTGCTCGAGGCGCGGAGGATGGCTCTGCTGTCCCATCTGCCCCTGGGCCGCGAGTCCGGATGCGGTGGCGCTGGCCAGGTTGCTGCGCTGCTCGAAGCGACGCTCCAGAGCATTCAGGCAGCCCTCCACCGGAACGCCCCCCTGCTCGCAACGAACCTCGCTTTCTCCCTGATGCAGGCCGGGGGACACACTGATGCGCCCCTGATCGGTCTCCAGCACGCCGCGGCTGTCATTGCGCGAGAGCACGTCGAGCCCCCGGGAAGCGGCGAAATCGTTGATCTCGGACCACACGACACCGGGCATGGCACCGACCAGCAACCAGCGCTGCTCACCGGCCTCGCGACGGGCCACCTCGCCGGCCGAGACACCGCTCCCGGCATTCAGGGCGCGCGGCGGGGGCGCATGAAAGTCGTCACCCTGGGATGCGAAGGCGCCGGGGACATCGGGTACCGGCATGACATCGCGGTAGCGCTGAGTATTGCGGGTATCGGGCAGCTCCAAGGGCGCGCTTTCCTCGGCCTTGGTATAATCGACGCTGCGGTTGTCGTAGTAGCCTTCTCGAGCGCAGCCCGCCACAGCCAGAGCGGCCACCAGCGGCATCCATTTCAGCGCAGAGTTCATGCGTCCACCTTGCGTCATATCTCATTGGGGATGGCCTCGGCCATCGCTCAGTCTTCGATCAGTCCCGCCAGCTGCAGGGCTTCGCTGACGGTCGAGTGATATTTCTCGGACAACCAGGTCAGCGGCAGGCGAATGCCCGGCTCCAGCATGCCCATCCGGTTCAGCGCCCATTTGACCGGAATCGGGTTGGCTTCGATGCCCAGATTGGTGTGCAGCGGCATCAGCCGGGTATTGATCTGATGGGCCTTGTCGGTTTCGCCGGCGACAGCGGCGGCGCACAGATCGTGCATGGCCCGGGGAGCGACGTTGGCGGTCACCGAGATGTCGCCGTGTCCGCCCATCAACATGAAGTCGCAGGCCGTGCCGTCATCGCCGGAATAGAGCATGAAATCGCTGCCCTCGAGGCGGGCGATCAGGTCCTCGGCGCGCTCCAGGTTGCCGGTGGCATCCTTGAGGCCGACGATGTTGTCCACCTCGGCCAGGCGCAGCACCGTCTCGTTGTAGATGTCGGAACAGGTCCGGCCCGGCACGTTGTAGAGAATCACCGGCAGATCGCTGGTCTCGGCGATGGCCTTGAAGTGCTGATAGAGACCTTCCTGGGTCGGCTTGTTGTAGTAGGGCGCCACGGTGAGGCAATAGTCGGCCCCGACTTCCTTGGCGTAGCGGGTCAGCTCCACCGCCTCGGTGGTGTTATTGGAACCGGTACCGGCAATCACCGGAATACGACCATCGACCTCTTCCACCACGGCACGAATCACGTCGAAGTGCTCGGCAAACGACATGGTCGTCGGCTCGCCGGTGGTGCCTGCAGCGACAATGGCATCGGTGCCGTTGTCGAGATGGAAATGAACCAGGCGGCGCAGGGCCTCCCAGTCGATGTCGCCGTTGACTTTCATCGGTGTCGCCAGCGCGACGATGCTACCCGTGATCATCCTCTACTCATCCTCCCGGCCTGCCTGGTATACGCGGCCTTCGCGCGCCGAAGGCCAGGCATCGCCCGAAAAGTGTCTGCACTCTTCAGCTTTGCGGATGATGCCTGGCATCCGGCGAGATCTCGCCGCCAAGAGCCAAATGGTACTCAGGCCGTCAAGGCCTGTACAGCGACGACTTTACAGTTGATCCACGGTTGCGTGTAATCAGGGGCCTTCATTTCTCATCACCCCAGGAGACACCATGAGCATCAGCGTAGGCCAGCCGGTCCCCGACTTCACCGCGACCGCCACCGGCGACACTCAGTTGAGCCTGTCGGAACTGCGCGGCAAGCAGGTCGTGATCTACTTCTATCCCAAGGCCAGCACCCCCGGCTGCACGACCGAGGGCGGTGACTTCCGGGACAACAAGGCGGCATTCGACGCCGCCAACACGGTCATCATCGGCGTCTCCCGGGACGGCATCCGTGCCCAGGAGAACTTCAAGGCCAAGCAGGACTTCAACTTCACGCTGATCTCCGACAAGGACGAGACCGTCTGCCGGCTGTTCGACGTCATCAAGCTCAAGAAGCTCTACGGCAAGGAGCACCTGGGGATCGAACGCAGCACCTTCCTGATCGATGTCGACGGCAAGCTCGCCCGTGAATGGCGGGGCGTCAAGGTCAAGGGCCACGTGGCCGAAGTGCTCGAAGCCGCCCAGGCACTGCACGCCGGCGAGTGAGGCACGCCCCGGCCGTCCTCCCCGGACGGCCGGACGCTTCACGGACGGCGCCGTTACTCGTCGGCGCCTTCCGCCTCGAGCGGCGCTTCCGCCGATACCTCCTCGCGTCGCTGCTGGATCCCCCTCGGCCAGGCATAGACCAGCGCCTTGAGCAGGGTGGCCAGCGGAATGGCGAAGAAGATTCCCCAGAAGCCCCAGATGCCGCCGAAAAACAGCACCGCCAGGATGATCGATACCGGGTGCAGATTGACCGCCTCGGAGAACAGCACCGGCACCAGGACATTGCCATCCAGCGCCTGGATCACTCCGTAGGCGATCAATACATAGACGAACTGGTCACTGATGCCGAAGTGAAAGCCCGCCACCGCCGCTACCGGCAGCGTGGCCACGGCGGCGCCGATGTAGGGGATCAGCACCGAGAGCCCGACCAGCACGGCCAGCAGCGCCGAATACGGCAGGCCGAAGAACATGAAGGTGAAGAAGGACACGCTGCCGACGATGATGATCTCGATGAACTTGCCACGCACGAAGTTGGCGATCTGGTCATCCATCTCGTGCCAGATACGTGTCATCAGCTCACGGCGCTGCGGCAGCAGCGATACCGCAAAGCCCACCAGGCGGTCGCGATCCTTGAGCATGAAGAACACCAGGATCGGTACCAGCACCAGATAGATGATCAACGACAACACATTGCCGAGCGAGGAAAGCGACAGTGACAGGGCACGCTGCCCGAGCTGGGTCACCTCGCGTCCGGCCATGCCGATCCAGGTCTGGATCTGGTCCGGCGTGATCAGTTGCGGATAGCGGGCCTGGAGGTCATCGAGCAGGGACTGTCCACTGGCGAACATGCGCGGCGTTTCCTGGAGCAGATTGACCAGTTGGTTCCAGATCAACGGCAGCAGGATCAACGCCATCGCCAGCAAGATCCCGAGAAAGCCCAGGAACACCAGCAGTACCGCCAGCAAGTGCGGCACGCGGCGGCGCGTCAGACCATTGACTGCCCCCTGCAGCAGAAAGGCGATGACCAACGCCGTCAAAAAGGGCGCCAGCATCTGGCCCAGCCATATCACCACGGCAAAGCCCAGTATCAGCACCAACAGCAGGATGACGGCTTCCTCGTCGGAGAAATAGCGCTCCATCCAGCCACGCAGCAGTGATCTCAGGGTCATCAGGCCGATTCCTCCGCCTTGCGGATCCAGTAGTGATAGACGTCGCCACGTTCCTCGCGAGCCACCATCTCATGGTGACTCTGCTCGATGAAGGTTTCGAAGTCTCGCCAAGAGCCCCCGTCGGTCGCCATTACTTCCAGCAGCGCCCCCGGCCCCAGTCGGGCCAGGGCCTGCTTGGCCTTGAGCAAGGGCAACGGACAGGGAAGACCACGTGCGTCGAGCACATCGTCGGGTTGCACAGTCATGTTGTCTCCCGGGAGAATGCTTGGGCATGTCGGACCGGCCGAGGCGCGCCGCCGACATGAACTTCTGGGATTTAAAGGCACTTTGTCGACTGAATCAATGTCGGATGGTGAGCGCCTCCCCCTGCTCCGTGATGAGGAAGCCATGCAACGTCGACACCTAACCTGCCTGGGCACCCTCGCCTTGTGCCTGGCCCTGGCGACCCCGAGCGTAGCCCTCGATCTTGACCTCGAACCACCCGAGCTGCCCAGCCTGGTCAATAGCGGCTCCCAAGCCGTCAGCGGAGAGGAAGTCCGGCTCGGCCGGACCTGGCTGCGCCAGTTCCGGGCCCGAGCTCCCATCTGGCAGGATCCCATCACTCAGGCATACGTGGACTCCCTGGTGGCACGCCTGCTGCCCTACAGCTCGCTCAGCGGCATCCGCCCGGTCACCACCCTGGTCGCCAGCGAGCAGCTCAACGCTTTCGCCGTCCCCGGCGGCGTCATCGGCATCAATGCCGGCCTGTTCGCCTTTGCCGATCAGGAGGCCCCGATGGTTTCGGTGGTCGCCCACGAACTCGGCCACCTTTCGCAGCATCATTATGCCCGCGGCAAGGCACGTGCCGAACAGACCCAGATTCCCACCATGGCCGCCATGCTGGCCGGCATGCTGCTTGCCGCCGGTAGCGGCAGCGACGCCGGCCTCGCGGCCGCCATGGGTTCCCAGGCCGCCTTCATCCAGGACCAGCTGGCCTACTCCCGGCGCTATGAACGCGAGGCCGATCAAACCGGCCTGCAGATCATGGCGGGAGCCGGCTACGATCCCCAGGCCATGGTCGACATGTTTCGTACCATGCAGCGCATGATCGCCCTGCAGGGAGGCAATCCACCGGAATTTCTGCTGACCCACCCGGTGACGGAATCGCGCATCAGCGATGCCCAGAGCCGCGTCGACCAGATGCACGCCGACGCTTCCCGAGAGCAAAGCCTCGAATACCAACTGGTGCGTGCCCGTGCCCTGCTGGCCATTCATGACCGAAACCCCAACCAGGCGATCACCCGCCAGAATCGCGATTCGACCCCCGAGGACGCCCGCCGCTACCTGCGAGCCCTGGTCGATGCCGAGCAGGGCCGCACCGACGCGGCACTGAACGCTCTGGACACCCTGTCACGCCAGCACCCCGATCTGGCGATGCTGCCGGCCACGGCCGCCCAGGTCGCACTGGAAGCCGGTCGAATCGACGACGCCATCGCCCGAGGCCGGCACCAGTTGCGCCTGATGCCGGGCTATGCGCCCACCACCCTGGTGCTGGGCGAGGCCCTGCTCCAGCGAGATGCCGATGCGGCCTACCGGGTGCTGCGCGAGCTGGCCGACCAGCACCCGGAGGATCCCCAGGTCTTCGCCCTGCTCGCCGAAGCCGCCGGTCACAGCGACCGCAAGGCCTGGGGCCACCTCGCCCGGGCCGAACAGCTACAGCTCACCGGCCACATCGACCGAGGCATCGAGCAGTTGGATGTGGCCAAGAAAGTCGCCGAGGAAACCGGCGACACCAACGCCCTGGCCCGCATCGAGCAACGCCGCGAAGCCTTCATCGGTTACCGGAAAACCATGGAGAAATTCCGCTGAGGGCCGGGGACCAGGGGCAGCGACCTGCCCCTAGCTCCAATTCTCCCTCTGCTTGAATCTCATAGCCCGCCGCTCGTGGTCGACTAGCCGAACACCACCTTGGCCACATCGCGATAGTGCTTGGCGAAATGCACCGTCATGCCGTCGCGCAGGTAGTCCGGCAGTTCCTCGTAGTCACGGCGGTTGGCGTCGGGCAGGATCACCTCGAAGATCTCGCTGCGTCGGGCGGCGATGACCTTTTCGCGAATCCCGCCCACCGGCAGCACCTGGCCCGTGAGGGTCAGCTCGCCGGTCATGGCCAGCGGCCTGTCGATGGGCTCGTGCCGCGCCAGCGACAGCAGCGCCGTGGTCATGGTCACGCCGGCCGAGGGACCGTCCTTGGGCGTGGCGCCTTCGGGCACGTGCAGATGCACGAAAGCCGAGTCGAAGAAATCCGGTTCAGCGCCATAGTCGCCGAGATGGCCCAGCACATAGCTGTAGGCGATATTGGCCGACTCCTTCATCACCTCGCCGAGCTGGCCGGTCAACTTGAAGCCACGATCCAGGGCATGCACCTTGCCGGCTTCCACGGAGAGGGTCGCGCCGCCCATGGCGGTCCAGGCCAGGCCGGTGACCACGCCCTCGCCCTTCATGACCTTTTCCTTGCGGAAGGTCGGTGCGCCGAGGAATTCCTCGAGATTCTTCACCGAGACCTTGATCGTCTGCTGGCCGTTCTCGAGCAGCTTGACCGCCGCCTTGCGCACGATGCGATGCAATTGCTTCTCGAGCTGGCGCACCCCCGCTTCGCGCGCATAGCCCTCGATGATCTGGCGCAGGGCCGCATCGGTAAGGTTGATGCGCTTCTTGGGAATATGGTCGCGCTTGAGCAGCTTGGGCCAGAGATGGTGCTTGGCGATGGCCATCTTCTCTTCGGCGATATAGCCGGAGAGACGAATCTGCTCCATGCGGTCGAGCAGGGCCGGCGGAATCGAATCCAGCGTATTGGCGGTGCACACGAACAGGACCTTGGACAGATCGAGCCGGACATCCAGATAGTGGTCGAGGAAATCGACGTTCTGTTCCGGGTCGAGCACCTCGAGCAGGGCCGAGGCGGGATCGCCCTGGAAGGACTGCCCCATCTTGTCGATCTCGTCGAGCATGATCACCGGGTTCTCGACCTCGACTTCCTTGATCGCCTGGACCAGCTTGCCGGGCATGGCACCCACATAGGTGCGACGATGGCCCTTGATTTCGGCCTCGTCGCGCATGCCTCCCACCGAGAAGCGATAGAACTCGCGCCCCAGTGCCTCGGCGATGGAACGTCCCACCGATGTCTTGCCGACGCCGGGCGGGCCGACCAGCAGCAGGATGGAGCCACCGACATCGCCCTTGAAGGTGCCCTCGGCGAGAAACTCGACGATGCGCTCCTTGACGTCCTTGAGGCCATCGTGATCGCGATCCAGTACCTGCCGGGCGTGCGCCAGGT contains these protein-coding regions:
- a CDS encoding outer membrane protein assembly factor BamC, whose protein sequence is MNSALKWMPLVAALAVAGCAREGYYDNRSVDYTKAEESAPLELPDTRNTQRYRDVMPVPDVPGAFASQGDDFHAPPPRALNAGSGVSAGEVARREAGEQRWLLVGAMPGVVWSEINDFAASRGLDVLSRNDSRGVLETDQGRISVSPGLHQGESEVRCEQGGVPVEGCLNALERRFEQRSNLASATASGLAAQGQMGQQSHPPRLEQRDGEWQLALPYSLERAWAELSAQLQADFSLEGRRQLVEQDAGSHSFLVDYIPFSERSRGVWASLASMNFGEESKRVRLELSRQGTNQTLVRARATGDEALLADDERELLERIGGLLR
- a CDS encoding GNAT family N-acetyltransferase, which encodes MRHADIEPTSAAPCRDASQKRKAPRIFYRLAKARDGADQAEVFHHAVMQGASDYYEQEAREAWAAVLPRDGSAWVARQALYTTLVATCDGRCVGFLELDLKRARVESLYVWPSLARRGIGSTLLVHAERMLVEQGADRVDITASLVLADGLENRGWRRVREEWVERGGQRLRRWIMTKSLAAVET
- a CDS encoding MBL fold metallo-hydrolase; the encoded protein is MTAPCADSGYLRFASLGSGSKGNATLVSDGETTLLVDCGFTLKETEQRLGRLGLHPRQLDALLVTHEHGDHLRGVGPLARKHGVPVYLTPGTWLAGRIGELPHRHWITPQSPFRVKGIDIDPVTVPHDAREPVQFRLSAAGRRLGLLTDLGHPSSHVVEAFQGCDAVVLECNHDVRLLETGPYPPSLKRRVGGRWGHLANEQAAWLLQRLGLDRLQHIVCSHLSEHNNRPELALAALDPLLDGEVSRLTVAAQDEGLDWRMIR
- a CDS encoding AI-2E family transporter, whose product is MTLRSLLRGWMERYFSDEEAVILLLVLILGFAVVIWLGQMLAPFLTALVIAFLLQGAVNGLTRRRVPHLLAVLLVFLGFLGILLAMALILLPLIWNQLVNLLQETPRMFASGQSLLDDLQARYPQLITPDQIQTWIGMAGREVTQLGQRALSLSLSSLGNVLSLIIYLVLVPILVFFMLKDRDRLVGFAVSLLPQRRELMTRIWHEMDDQIANFVRGKFIEIIIVGSVSFFTFMFFGLPYSALLAVLVGLSVLIPYIGAAVATLPVAAVAGFHFGISDQFVYVLIAYGVIQALDGNVLVPVLFSEAVNLHPVSIILAVLFFGGIWGFWGIFFAIPLATLLKALVYAWPRGIQQRREEVSAEAPLEAEGADE
- the dapA gene encoding 4-hydroxy-tetrahydrodipicolinate synthase, which encodes MITGSIVALATPMKVNGDIDWEALRRLVHFHLDNGTDAIVAAGTTGEPTTMSFAEHFDVIRAVVEEVDGRIPVIAGTGSNNTTEAVELTRYAKEVGADYCLTVAPYYNKPTQEGLYQHFKAIAETSDLPVILYNVPGRTCSDIYNETVLRLAEVDNIVGLKDATGNLERAEDLIARLEGSDFMLYSGDDGTACDFMLMGGHGDISVTANVAPRAMHDLCAAAVAGETDKAHQINTRLMPLHTNLGIEANPIPVKWALNRMGMLEPGIRLPLTWLSEKYHSTVSEALQLAGLIED
- the tsaA gene encoding tRNA (N6-threonylcarbamoyladenosine(37)-N6)-methyltransferase TrmO; this encodes MPASPSTSVTLTPIGHIESDYPDKFGVPRQPGLAEAARASLVLTPPFDDPLTVRGLEAFSHLWVTFLFHLSPERWTPLVRPPRLGGNTRIGVFASRSTHRPNRLGQSLVELEGIDTDAGVRLRLRGVDLVDGTPVLDIKPYLPWVESRPEARAGFAPEAPASLPVRIAPEAQAALADRPDADSLRELIHQVLAQDPRPAYRQGAEDRIYGVRLRDVDVRFHALATPDGTTALEVTEIVEV
- the lon gene encoding endopeptidase La, with the translated sequence MSDENDRGFEQDGLEWIQDEEKDEGFQPGSGSGQAVVPASDTLPERVYLLPIHNRPFFPAQVQPLVINRERWEETIRRVGNTPHQMVGLAFVGETGVEELGHEDFPVVGTAVKVHKLQGEESQLQFIAQGMRRFRIQRWLSKKPPYLVEVSYPREPVDAEDDETRAYAMALINGIKELLPINPLYGEELKHYLNRFGPHEPGPLTDFAAAITSAKGPELQDVLATLPVTERMQKVLPLLRKEIDVAQLQSEISEQVNAQMQERQREFFLREQLKVIQRELGISKDDRENDVDTFRARLTDKVVPERVMERIDDELDKLSVLETGSPEYGTTRHYLDWLTSLPWGITSDDQLDLAHARQVLDRDHDGLKDVKERIVEFLAEGTFKGDVGGSILLLVGPPGVGKTSVGRSIAEALGREFYRFSVGGMRDEAEIKGHRRTYVGAMPGKLVQAIKEVEVENPVIMLDEIDKMGQSFQGDPASALLEVLDPEQNVDFLDHYLDVRLDLSKVLFVCTANTLDSIPPALLDRMEQIRLSGYIAEEKMAIAKHHLWPKLLKRDHIPKKRINLTDAALRQIIEGYAREAGVRQLEKQLHRIVRKAAVKLLENGQQTIKVSVKNLEEFLGAPTFRKEKVMKGEGVVTGLAWTAMGGATLSVEAGKVHALDRGFKLTGQLGEVMKESANIAYSYVLGHLGDYGAEPDFFDSAFVHLHVPEGATPKDGPSAGVTMTTALLSLARHEPIDRPLAMTGELTLTGQVLPVGGIREKVIAARRSEIFEVILPDANRRDYEELPDYLRDGMTVHFAKHYRDVAKVVFG
- the purC gene encoding phosphoribosylaminoimidazolesuccinocarboxamide synthase — protein: MDKRQELYAGKAKSVYATDDPDRLILHFRDDTSAFDGERMESLARKGKVNNRFNAFIMEKLQAAGIPTHYERLLSDTESVVKKLDMLPVECVIRNIAAGGLVKRLGVEEGSELAPPTFELFLKNDALHDPMINESLAETFGWATPEQLAEMKSLTYRVNDVLKQLFADGDLLLVDYKLEFGLFNGEIVLGDEFSPDGCRLWDAKTREKLDKDRFRQGLGGVIEAYEEVGRRIGVDFS
- a CDS encoding peroxiredoxin: MSISVGQPVPDFTATATGDTQLSLSELRGKQVVIYFYPKASTPGCTTEGGDFRDNKAAFDAANTVIIGVSRDGIRAQENFKAKQDFNFTLISDKDETVCRLFDVIKLKKLYGKEHLGIERSTFLIDVDGKLAREWRGVKVKGHVAEVLEAAQALHAGE
- a CDS encoding sulfurtransferase TusA family protein, encoding MTVQPDDVLDARGLPCPLPLLKAKQALARLGPGALLEVMATDGGSWRDFETFIEQSHHEMVAREERGDVYHYWIRKAEESA
- a CDS encoding M48 family metalloprotease, whose product is MQRRHLTCLGTLALCLALATPSVALDLDLEPPELPSLVNSGSQAVSGEEVRLGRTWLRQFRARAPIWQDPITQAYVDSLVARLLPYSSLSGIRPVTTLVASEQLNAFAVPGGVIGINAGLFAFADQEAPMVSVVAHELGHLSQHHYARGKARAEQTQIPTMAAMLAGMLLAAGSGSDAGLAAAMGSQAAFIQDQLAYSRRYEREADQTGLQIMAGAGYDPQAMVDMFRTMQRMIALQGGNPPEFLLTHPVTESRISDAQSRVDQMHADASREQSLEYQLVRARALLAIHDRNPNQAITRQNRDSTPEDARRYLRALVDAEQGRTDAALNALDTLSRQHPDLAMLPATAAQVALEAGRIDDAIARGRHQLRLMPGYAPTTLVLGEALLQRDADAAYRVLRELADQHPEDPQVFALLAEAAGHSDRKAWGHLARAEQLQLTGHIDRGIEQLDVAKKVAEETGDTNALARIEQRREAFIGYRKTMEKFR